The DNA sequence AGTTGTTTAGTATCTATTCagttatatattaaattattttgttctcCTTTGTAGATCGTAGACAAAGCCCTAGAAGAGCCAAAATACAGCTCACTCTATGCCCAGCTATGTCTGCGTTTGGCAGAGGATGCACCAAACTTTGACGGCCCGCCTGAGATTCAAGCCACTCAAAAGCAGAGCACAGTAAGTTTGCAATTTAGATCTAACCCAGATGTACGAGTTTCTATCCTTAGTAAAACATGTTACATtttaactgttttgtttttgttttggtagACATTCAGAAGACTTCTGATCACCAAACTCCAAGATGAATTTGAAAATCGCACCAAAAATGTTGAAAGTAAATGTTAACATTTTCACCTTTTGTTTCTGGATTTAAATTGTTGGATGGCTTACACTCGGTTCTTACTGACCTTTTTCTGTTTTAGTCTATGACAAGAAAGACGGCCCTCTCACTTCTGAGGAAGAGGAGCAGCGTGCCATTGCCAAGATCAAGATGCTCGGAAACATTAAATTCATTGGGGAACTTGGCAAACTTGACCTCATCCATGAATCTATCCTTCATAAGTGCATCAAAACAGTATGTAGAAGTAGtaacatttaaatttgtttgtatttctcttttttgtttagAGGTTGATAAAATGAAATCTGAACTAATATCTTCTCTAGCTTTtggaaaagaagaagaggatACAACTCAAGGATATGGGGGAGGACCTGGAGTGCCTCTGTCAGATAATGAGAACTGTGGGGCCTAGACTCGATCATGAAAAAGCCAAGGTGAGGGGGCCAAGAGCTATCATGAGTGCTCGTATTTTCTTAGTGTGATTAGAGTATAAAATTGAATAGTAGAATATGAGTAGCATTGCCTCAAGCTACTCAAGTAAGGTACAGAAAATGTAGTTTATTTTCAGTATTCTAATAACGGTATTTCTTAATTCTTCACAGTCTTTAATGAATCAGTACTTTGGCCGTATGCGATCCTTAATGAACAACAAGGACTTGCCAGCCAGGATTCGTTTCCTACTGCAAGATACAGTGGAGCTGCGAGAGAACAGTTGGGTTCCTCGCAAAGCTTTTATTGACAACGGACCAAAGACGATTAACCAGATTCGTCAGGATGCAGTGAAGGtgcattagtgttctccttatTAACACATTTGGGAATATGTGGTATTCTCGTACTGTTTAGTTTCTTATTTTAAATTGCATTGTCTTTACTTTTTCCAGGATTTGGGTGTCTTCATTCCACCCATGTTTCAAGGAATCAGAATGGACTTCTTTCTGGAAGGGCCCTTCATGCCAGCCAGGATGAAACTGGACAGAGAAACTCTTGGAGGATTGGCTGACATGTTTGGACAGATGCCAGGTAAGCTcagcattaaaatgtaaaaagtaaaaaaaaaaattttagcAGTTGAAACTGATGAGTTATCAAACATGCCTTGCATTAAGTAATGCTTTCTTTTTGTAGGTATTGGAATAGGAACTGGTCCAGGAGTAATTCAAGATAGATTCTCCCCTACTCTGGGACGTCATCGTACAAACCCACTCTTCAACGGACACATGGCTAACCCACCACCACAGTTTGATTTGGCTATAAAGCCATTTATGAAGTCTAATCAGGTATGTATCTCTGTCAGAAGAATTGTTTTAGCAGTTTAATGgtgcatttccactgcatggtatctaCTCTACTTGGCTCTACTTGCTTGGTCAGTGGTCCCTGgtagcttttccactagcacccCCAAAATTAAGCCGTGGgcttggaaaccacaacagcagcagtggtaatgTTAAGAATTATTTACTAGTCTTTTATTGGctttgtgttttgggactgaacacagctccatgcaTCAGTTCAGATAAATCAGTGTCTGAATCAATTTGTTTCTAGTTGCTCTCTCTAGAGTCTTTCATCATCCACCAGTCCAAGGAGAGTTTGCATTGCTTCAAAAACGCTGGCGTAATTATGGAGCTCCCATTATGAGTCggataaaacaaatgtgatctctactgtaCTGTAGCGTGGGGATTATACAAAtgtctagtttgtgctggatgtttgCAAGTTATTGTGATTGACAGCTCTCTTTGGCCAATTCATGACTTGCTTGTATCCACAAGACTGCAGGTACTAAACTACCCAGTACCAGATACTACCCAGTTGcataatgaaaaaacaaaagagctTAATAGAGCCAAGCTGACTAGGTACCGTACCATACCATGGAAATGTGCCATATAATTAAGTCATTTGATAGATCATAGTAGAGGGTAACTAATCCTGCACACTTTAGGGAAGCACCTTTAACCACATTTACAGAATAACATCTGTAAATGGAGttacttttaaattatttttaatatacattttctaTTATTAGGGACAGAATCTGCATTTTCAAAACCAGAACCATTCCACCCAGCAGCAAGTTCAGTCCAAGGACATGCCGCCACGCTTCAAGAAGGGGCAGCTTAATGCAGATGAGGTAAACCATGGAGAGGGAACACAAGCTTATTGTGAACACATGCACCCAGTGATTATAAAAAGACGCGTTATTCTGAGGAACATGGGGGATGTcagttttctgtctttctctactCTTATGTTCCCCACTTTACTTcattcttctctgttctcttctTTTCTGAAACTGACATCTTGTCCGTTGACTGCGATTATGAGAGATGAGGGTGCAGTTGTTTATCATTTTCTCCCATCTTATGTCTGATATGCACTAACCAGTTTTATCGTGTCCTCCACAGATCAGTTTGAGACCGGCTCAGTCGTTTTTGTTGAATAAGAACCAAGTGCCTAAGTTGCAGCCTCAGATTCCCAACATGATGCCACCCAGTGCTCAGCCTCCTCgaactcagacaccaccacttGGACAGGTGCCACAACCTGCAATTTCTAGCATGTATTTTGTAACAAGAAATATAACGTTATTGTGTTTgcttctctttttttgtttcctgactctgtttcttgtttttgtgtttaattcCCATCTAAGCCTCCACAACTTGGTCTGAAAACAAATCCTCCTTTGATCCAGGAGAAACCTCAGAAGACCAGTAAAAAACCGGCACCTTCCAAAGAGGAATTGCTAAAAATGACAGTAAGTAAATATAATTCAAtctaagtgtgtgtggtgtggttttGGAACACACTTTTTATATACAGTTCTTGCCACCTCAGCAGAGAATAAGACAACTTCAGGGTTATTTTCTGGTTTACAGAATTATTGGGGAAGGATACCAAATGAGTAGCAAAACACACATAGATAACAGCTGTGTTTCAAAAGAAGCTTGTGTTAGCAGTCACCTTCTTGTTGTGGAGACACCTTGTGATTGGAAGAGACTTGGCTAGCAGCTGAAATGGACAATGACTATATTGAGTAGAAAGTTGGGGggaattgttattattattttttttaatgtaatttaaggGGAAGAAAAGCACAACTCAAAATGGTGTGTTCTTATAGGAAACCATAGTGACTGAGTATCTGAACAGCGAGAATTTGGAGGATGCGGTCAATGCTGTGAGAGAGATGAAAGCTCCTAAACATTTCCTGTCTGAGATGTTAAGTAAGATCATCTTGTGCTCTTTGGAACGGTCTGATGAGGATAAGGAACAGGCCAGTACTTTTATTCACTCTCTGCGCACAGAGGGACTTGCCACAGGAGAGAACTTCATGCAGGTATGcgtcagtaaaataaaaattaatggttaacatttaaaatgttattgatTAAGCATCTGTATAAATTTATTTAGAGGATTCATAATGTATTATTTGTCATGCTGTTTAAGCTCTTTCTCACCAGTTCCTTGGTTATCTCCTTACTTGCCACCACCAGGCTTTGCTGAATGTTCTGGACCAGTGTCCTAAGATCGAGGTGGACATCCCACTGGTGAAGTCTTATTTGGCCCAGTTTGCTGCCCGAGCTGTTATTACAGAGCTAGTCAGCATTGCAGAGTTGGCTCACCCTCTGGAGAATGGCACACATTTCCCATTCTTCCTTCTTTGCCTGCAGCAAGCATCCAAGTTGAAGGACCGAGAGTGGCTTGCTGATCTCTTTCAGCAGAGTAAGGTCAACATGCAGAAGATGCTCCCTGGTATGTATCACTTTGAAAAACAGTGTCGAATACATATGTAAAAACCTGATCACAACAAATGTCACTCTCTTTATATAGTTCTGTCATTTCCACTGCCACTCAGGTGGCCCCTCATGGCCCAGCATTTGGATCTTTAATATTCTTTACTTTCATGCTCCACTTGGTCAGATTTTACAACAGCTATGGAGTATTGTGGGTACTGTGCAGTTTAAAAGTGTCATTAGATAAGATCCAGTCAAGGGCAGAAGCAGTGGCACCCAGCTCACAGTCTTGAAAGGAGAATAGATTGCCTAACTTTGTCAAAAGCAACACTTAAGCAGAACAAAATGAATTTTAAGACCACCAGCATCTGCAGTCACCAGCAAATTATTGATAACCTTAACCAAGGCAGGTTTAGTAATGGGATATGAGTGAAAACCAGGCTTGAAATAGATCAAACATTATTCATCCCTTGAGCTGAATAGCAACAAATCACAACTCCTCATTTAAGGTCTTTTGACAGAAACAGAATATTATAAAttgcttttaaaggtacaggtgTTACTGCAGCTTTTTTAAATTGGCCATGAAACAAGGACAGTTTAAGAATCCAGGTGAGGGACCAAATCAAACTTTAGCTAGAGGTATAGGGAGGGGTTCTAGAAAGCAAGGGGGTACAGTAGATAATGAATTCTCTGATGAGAGATGGCTTAACAAGAAGATACAGAGCACTCTGAGCAGACCCAGAGAAAGGGGAGAGTTGGGGTGACCATGAGTGTTATTGATT is a window from the Hoplias malabaricus isolate fHopMal1 chromosome 11, fHopMal1.hap1, whole genome shotgun sequence genome containing:
- the eif4g2b gene encoding eukaryotic translation initiation factor 4 gamma 2b, which codes for MASVRSAFVRQLSRFSPPRPLTLILLKILRCQAAKVESVIAEGGASRFSASSGGGGGRGAPQHYPKTAGNSEFLGKTPGPSVQRWVPSRSTRRDVDSSNEKEHHDAIFRKVRGILNKLTPEKFDKLCLELLNVGVDSKLVLKGVILLIVDKALEEPKYSSLYAQLCLRLAEDAPNFDGPPEIQATQKQSTTFRRLLITKLQDEFENRTKNVEIYDKKDGPLTSEEEEQRAIAKIKMLGNIKFIGELGKLDLIHESILHKCIKTLLEKKKRIQLKDMGEDLECLCQIMRTVGPRLDHEKAKSLMNQYFGRMRSLMNNKDLPARIRFLLQDTVELRENSWVPRKAFIDNGPKTINQIRQDAVKDLGVFIPPMFQGIRMDFFLEGPFMPARMKLDRETLGGLADMFGQMPGIGIGTGPGVIQDRFSPTLGRHRTNPLFNGHMANPPPQFDLAIKPFMKSNQGQNLHFQNQNHSTQQQVQSKDMPPRFKKGQLNADEISLRPAQSFLLNKNQVPKLQPQIPNMMPPSAQPPRTQTPPLGQPPQLGLKTNPPLIQEKPQKTSKKPAPSKEELLKMTETIVTEYLNSENLEDAVNAVREMKAPKHFLSEMLSKIILCSLERSDEDKEQASTFIHSLRTEGLATGENFMQALLNVLDQCPKIEVDIPLVKSYLAQFAARAVITELVSIAELAHPLENGTHFPFFLLCLQQASKLKDREWLADLFQQSKVNMQKMLPEIDQNKDRMLEILEGKGLSFLFPLLKLEKELLKQIKADPAPQSIYKWIKDNISPKLHTDKGFINILMTSFLQYISAELCLSEGDESLCAPTKEHLDQEKQLLLAFKPVMQKFLHDHTDLQVSALYALQVHCNTYAFPKGMLLRYFVNFYDMEIIEEEAFLAWKEDITQEFPGKGKALFQVNQWLTWLETAEEEESEEEGD